A window of Streptomyces profundus genomic DNA:
GTCGCGGCCGGAACGCCGTCCGGCCTCCGGGAGCGCGGTCCTCAGGCCCCGGGACGACACGGGCCGCCCGCTCGCACCCGGGGCAGCGCACCATGATCAGGCCCATGAAGTCGTACGCGCTGCCGCGCGGGTCCAGGAACCGACCGGAGGACGAGGCCATCGGGTGCGTACGCGTCAGCCGCTGCCCGGGGCCGCGGGTCAGCGGGCCCGTCCGCGGGGCTTCAGGGGGGTGGGCGGCAGCGGGGGCGCTGCCAGGGGCGGCCCCTCATAGCCCTCGACGGTGCCGAACCGCGCACCCGCCGCCCAGTCGTCCCGCGCCCGCTCGATCTCCTGCCGCGTCCGCCCGACGAAGTTCCACCACATCAACAGCTGTTCCTCGAACGGGAGGCCGCCCAGCAGCAGCACGGCCGCTTCGGTGTCGGCGCGGACCGGGAGGTCCTGACGGCCCTCGCCCAGGTAGAGGAGGGATCCAGGGGCGAGCCGGACGCCGTCGATCTCGGACTCGCCCGAGATGGTCAACGCGGCGTACTCGAAGTCCGGTTCCAGGGGCAGCCGGGCGTCCGTGCCGGCGGCGAGCGTCAGGTCGGCGCCGACCAGCGGGGTGTAGGTGGTGCCCGGCGAGGCGGCGCCGTCCAGCGTGCCGAGCAGCACGGTGGCCGACAGGCCGCCACCGCCCGTCACCCGGGGCAGCTCGGCGTGGAACTCGAACGCCGGGGCGGTGTGCCGGTGTTCGTCGGGCAGCGCCACCCAGAGCTGGGCGCCGTGCAGGATCGGCGCGTCGCGGTGCGGGCGCGGGGACTCCTCGGAGTGCGCGATGGCCCGGCCCGAGGTCATCAGGCCGAGCTGGCGTGGCCCGATGACGCGCAGACTGCCCAGGCTGTCGCGGTGCACCACCTCGCCGGCGTGCAGCCAGCTGACCGTCTGGAGGCCGATATGCGGATGCGGCGGCACCCGCATCCCCGGTGCGTCGGTGATGTCGTCGGGGCCGTAGTGGTCGACGAAGCACCAGGCGCCGACCATGCGGCGGCCCAGGGTCGGCAGCAGGCGGCGGACGACGGTGCTCTCGCCGAGCGGGACCCGTCGCCCCTCCTGGAGCACGCGCACCGGGCCCGTGTGGTGGGCGGCGCCGCAGAGGGTGGGAGCGGGGCGCTGGTCGAGGTTGCTCATGGGGCGATCCTGCCGCAACCGGGGGCGAATCGGGCCGATCCGCCGCCGGTCAACCGCTCGTCCAGCCGCCGGACTCGGGGAAGTGGACCAGGGCCTCGGCGGAGCCGCCGCCGCTGGTGCGGAACGGCACCCCGCCGTCGTCGACACGCAGGGTGCCGCTGCGGTCCCCCGCGCTCCACTCCAGCTCGATGTACCAGTCGCAGTCGCAGCCGGCGGTGCGCGCCTCCACCCGCAGGACCAGCGGCTCATCCAGGCTGACCGAGAACGGGAGGGTGGGCGCCGGGAGGTCCTCCCCCGCCTCGCCGTCGCGGCCGTCCCTGGGCCTCGGCACGGGGCGTTCGGCGTCCAGGTCCACCTCGTAGGCGGCCGGGGTGAGGGCACCGCCGCAGCCGGGGGACATGTCGTAGGCCGTCCAGTCCAGCGGCGCGCGCCGCTCGGCGACCCGGATGTGCAGCGCCCCGATCACCACGGGATCGGTCGTGGTGCCCCGGACGGTGGCCTCCACGATGGTGGACTCCCCGTGCACCGCGCCCTGTTCGAGCGCCCAGCGCTCGGCGTCCTGGGCCGGCGGGGGCGGGGGCACCCGGCTCGGATCGCGGTCCACGAGGTAGCGGTGGGCGCAGCCCTCGGCCCAGACGTGCGAACGGGCGCTGTAGTCCAGCGGCGCGGCGGCGGCCGGCTCTTCGGCGTCGGCCGAGCCGGCGGCCGGGCGGTGGGAGGAGCGGGCGTCGGCGTCCGGGTCGCCGGGGCCGAGGGACCAGAACACGCCTAATCCGACGAGCGCCACGACGATCGCCGCCGCCAGCCACAGCGGGCGCCGCCTGGGGGCGTGCGCCGGCGCGGGGACGGGCGCCGGCGGGTCGACGGGCGCCGGCGGGTCGGACTCGGCGTCACCGGCCGGTTCGGGCCCCGGCGGGGCGGCGCGGCCCCTGGCGCTGTCGGCCAGCAGCCAGAGCCGGTGCAGCTCCAACAGCTCGTCCGGCCGGGCGCCGCAGGCGCGCGCCAGGCGCTCGACGGGCGCGTAGTCGGCCGGCAGCACCGCGCCCGAGCAGTAGCGGTGCAGCGTCGAGGTGCTGGTGTGCGTCCGTTTGGCCAGGCTGCCGAAGCTCTGCCCCGAGCGCTCCTTGAGCGCGCGCAGCCGGGCCGCGAAGACGTCGGTCGACGTGTTTCCCATCCGTTCTCCCCCGTGTGCCGTGTCCCGTGCGGCGTGCCGTGCCGTGTCCCGCCCGGTGTCCCGCCCGGCGTCCCGTTCCGCGTTCCAGGGACATCACATTGTCCGACGTCAGAGCCCCCTTCGGCGTTCCACCATCCCAGATGCCACCGGGACGCTTGCGGCCGGGAGCCGGCCGGCCACACGCTGCCCCCGAAGTATCCATTCGATGATCATTTCGATGACTCGACAACACCCGAGGGGGGATGGAGCCATGCGGCACACGCGATTCTCCGGACGCGGCCTGGCACTCACGATCGGCGCGGCCGTCGGAGCCTGTGCGTTGGCCTCGACGACGCTGGCGACCACGGCCACCGCCGACGAGGCGAGGGCCACCGCCGAGGAGGCGGTGGCCGACGCGATACCGGACACCGCCTTCGTCACCCCGGACGAACTGCCGGCGCACGAGTGGGGCTGGTACGCCGGGGGTCCGGGCGAGGGGCGGCCCGAGGTGCCGGTGTTCTGCTTCGGGGCGCTGCTGCCCGACGCGTACGACGGCACCACGGCGCACCAGGAGTACTGGACGGAGTTGGACGCCACCGCCACCCAGGTGGTGGTGGACCTCGGCGACGAGAACGAGGCGGCCGGCCTGGTCGAGGTGCTGCACGAGGCGGGCACCGACTGCGCCTCCGACTGGCTGTGGCAGAACCCCGGGGGCACCGCCTCCTGGGACGAGTTCGGCGAGTTGGCGGACGCGGACTACGGCCGGATCTTCGGCGTGTGGACCGCGCCCGTGGAGGCCGGATACGACGTCAACCTGTTCGCCGTGATCCAGGACGGGAGCAAGGTCACGGTGGTTCGCTGGGGCCAGATGGGCACACTGTCACAGGCGCCGGTGGCGGAGTTCAGGGAGACCGCCGAGGCGGCGCTCGATCGGTTGAACGACTGACCGACCGGGTCAGGCCTGCTGTCGGCCCGGCCGTTCGGCGCCAGCGGGCGCCGGCGGTCGGGCCGTGGCATGTGACTGCCACGATGCATACGTTTACAGGGTTGCCTGTCGGGGTTTCAGCTACGGTGAGGGTGGTAACCGGCTGCCACTTGGCCTGAGTTGGCCAAAAGCACAAGATCTTTTCATGTAAGCGATTGCATTCCCTCGGGGATCGGCAGTACGTTCGGCTCACTGCCGTGATCGGAGGGTTATGGCCGCGAGCATCATGGATGTGGCTCGGCGCGCGGAGGTCTCCACCGCGACCGTCTCCCGTGCCCTGCGCGGGCTGCCGAACGTGTCGGAGGCGACGCGTGCGCGCGTGCTGCGCGCCGCCGAGGAGCTGTCGTACTCGATCTCACCGCACGCCTCCTCGTTGGCGTCCGGGCGCACGGGGACGGTCGGCGTCGTCCTGCCGTTCGTCAACCGCTGGTTCTACAGCCAGGTGCTCTCCGGGATCGACTCGGTGCTCCGCGCCCACGATCTGGATCTGCTGCTGTACAACCTCGGGGACGAGCGGGTGCACGAGCGGTTCTTCGCCCGGATGCCGCTGCGGCGCAGGGTGGACGCGCTGATCGTGCTCAACCTCCCGCTGGCCGCCGCCGAGAGCGAGGCGCTGGTGTCGATGGAGGTGCCGATCGCCGTGCTCGGCACCCGCATTCCCGGCTGTTGGCACGTCTCCATCGACAACGCGGAGGGCGCGAGCACCGCCGTCCGGCATCTCATCAACCTGGGGCACCGCAGGATCGGTATGATCACGGCCGCCCCCGGAGATCCCCGGGGCTTCACCAGCCCGATCGTTCGCCAGCACGCCTACCGCACGGTGCTCGCGCAGGCCGGGATTCCCTACGACCCGGATCTTGAAGTGCCGGGCCATCTGAGTATCGACAAGGGTGCGTCAGCGATGGCACAGCTGCTGAGCCTGCCGGTGCCGCCCACCGCCGTCTTCGCGGAGTCGGACCAGATGGCGTTCGGCGCCCTGCGGACGTTGGGCCGCATGGGGCTTCGCGCCCCCCACGATGTCTCGGTCATCGGGTTCGACAACCACGAGACGGCCGAGCTGCTCGATCTCACCACGATCGCGCAACCCGTAGCCCACCAGGGCGAGTTGCTCGCCGGCCAGATACTGGACGCACTGTCTGGCAGCAGCGAGGAGCCCGCCCAGGTGGTGGTGCCGACCCGGCTGGTCGTCCGGGGCACCACCGGCGCGGCTAGGGAACATCCGCCCCGATATCACTCCACTACCTCGGCCGGGACCTGAACCGGACCAGCACAGCCGCACAACCGCGCGGTGAGCCGCCCCCGACCGCGCATCTCCCAGGGTCAACTCGCAAGAGGATGGAAGATACGTGCCCCGCACCCGCACAGACCAGAAGTCGGCCACGCCATGGTGGCGTGACGCCGTCATCTACCAGGTCTACATCAGAAGCTTCGCCGACGGCAACGGCGACGGAGTCGGCGATATCGCCGGCCTCCGCGCGCGGTTGCCCTACCTCCAGGAACTGGGGGTGGACGCGCTGTGGATCAATCCCTGGTACCCCTCCCCGATGGCGGACGGCGGCTATGACGTCGCCGACTACCGCAGCATCGACCCGCTCTTCGGCACGCTCGCCGAGGCCGAGGAGCTGATCGCCGAGGCGCACACCCGCGGGATGCGCGTCGTGCTGGACATCGTCCCCAACCACACGTCGGACCAGCACCGTTGGTTCGTCGAGGCGCTGGCGTCGCCGCCGGGATCGCCGGAGCGGGACCGCTATCTCTTCAGGGACGGCACGGGACCCGACGGTTCGCGTCCGCCCAACGACTGGCGCAGCCGGTTCGGCGGGCCGGCCTGGACCAGGGTCACCGAGGCGGACGGCAGCCCCGGGCAGTGGTTCCTGCATCTGTTCGCCGCCGAACAGCCCGATCTCAACTGGGCCAGCCGGGAGGTGCGCGCCGAGTTCGAGGCCATCCTGCGGTTCTGGTTCGACCGGGGCGTGGACGGCTTCCGCATCGATGTCGCGCACGGCCTGGCGAAGGATCCGGCGCTGCCCGATCTGGGCATCCCCGACGACGCGCTGTTCGAACACGAGCGGCACAAGGAGGACCACCCGCACTGGGACCAGGAGGGGGTCCACGAGATCTACCAGACCTGGCGGAAGATCGCGGACTCCTACGCGGGCGACCGGCTCTTCGTGGCCGAGGCGCACGTCCGGGAGGACCGGCTGGTCGACTACCTGCGCCAGGACGAGCTGCACACCGCGTTCAACTTCCCCTTCCTGAAGTCCTCCTGGGAGCCGAACGCGATGCGGGAGGTGATCGACCGCGCCGTGACCGGCCTGGCGGCCGTGGACGCGCCGCCCACCTGGGTGCTCTCCAACCACGATGTGCCCCGGCATGTGACCCGTTACGGGCGCGGCGACACCCAGACGCACGAGCACGACGTCGGGGCCGGGCCCGCCGATCTGGAGCTCGGCACCCGCAGGGCCAGGGCGGCGGCGCTGCTGACGCTGGCCCTGCCCGGGAGCGCCTACCTCTACCAGGGCGAGGAGCTGGGCCTGTGGGAGGTGGAGGACCTCCCAGACGAGGTGCTCGCCGACCCCACCTGGAAGCGGTCGGGCGGCACGGTGCGCGGCCGGGACGGCTGTCGGGTGCCGCTGCCGTGGTCGGGGCTCGACGGCCCGTTCGGTTTCGGCCCCAAGGGCACCGAGGCGTGGCTGCCGCAGCCGGCGGAGTGGAAGACCCTGACGGCGCAGGCGCAGTCCGGCATTCCCTGGTCGATGTTGGAGCTGTACCGCTCGGCGCTGCGGCTGCGCAGGGAGCAGTCGGGGTTCGACAGCGGCACGCTGCGCTGGCTGGAGATGCCGGAGGGGGTGCTGGCCTTCGAGCGGTCCCCCGTGCTGCGGTGCGCGGTGAACTTCTCGGGTGAGCCGTTCCCGCTGCCGAAGAACTGGGGCGTGCTGCTGGCCAGCGAGCGGATCACCGGCGGCCAGCTGCCGGCGGACACCACCGTCTGGCTCTGGGGCGGCGGCTCGTCCCGGGGCTGAGCGGCGCCGTGGCGTCGACTCCCGTTCCCGCGACGGGGGTCGACGGCCTGGGCGGCCGGGTCAGTCGGCCTGGTAGGCGGCGCGCACGGCGTCGGACGCGGCGGCCAGGGCGGCGTCCCGGTCCAGGCCGAGGCGCCGCACCCGCCGCGCGTAGGTCTCGGCCGCCGCTGCCGCCTCACGCGCGGCGGCGGCCCTGGCGGGGGCGACAAAGGTGCCCTGCCGGCCCCTCGTCTCCACCACGCCGTCGGCCTCCAGCGTCCGGTACGCCTTGGCCACGGTGCCGGCGGCGACGCCGAGTTCGGCGGCGAGGGCCCGCACCGTCGGGAGTCTGAACCCCACGGGGAGCGTGCCGCCGCGCGCCTGCTCGGAGACCTGCCCGCAGAGCTGCTCGTAGGGCGGCGTGGATGAGTCGGGGTCGATACGCACTGTCATCCCGTTCATCCCGCTGATTCTGCCGCACCGGAGCGCCGCGTTCCGAACCTGTCCACGGGCGCCGGGCTCAGCGGCCCGGATCGGGTCCGAACGTCTGGAACGCGGTGCTGCGCGGGATGCGGAAGACCTCCCTGCCGGTCACCGCGTTCAGGATCAGCGCGCTGCGGTAGGCGCCGATGCCCAGGTCGGGCGCGGCGGCGCCGTGCGTGTGCAGTTCGGCGTTCTGCACGAAGAGCCCGCCGGTGACCTCGGGGGCCGTGGCCACCCGG
This region includes:
- a CDS encoding GntR family transcriptional regulator, whose protein sequence is MNGMTVRIDPDSSTPPYEQLCGQVSEQARGGTLPVGFRLPTVRALAAELGVAAGTVAKAYRTLEADGVVETRGRQGTFVAPARAAAAREAAAAAETYARRVRRLGLDRDAALAAASDAVRAAYQAD
- a CDS encoding LacI family DNA-binding transcriptional regulator, encoding MAASIMDVARRAEVSTATVSRALRGLPNVSEATRARVLRAAEELSYSISPHASSLASGRTGTVGVVLPFVNRWFYSQVLSGIDSVLRAHDLDLLLYNLGDERVHERFFARMPLRRRVDALIVLNLPLAAAESEALVSMEVPIAVLGTRIPGCWHVSIDNAEGASTAVRHLINLGHRRIGMITAAPGDPRGFTSPIVRQHAYRTVLAQAGIPYDPDLEVPGHLSIDKGASAMAQLLSLPVPPTAVFAESDQMAFGALRTLGRMGLRAPHDVSVIGFDNHETAELLDLTTIAQPVAHQGELLAGQILDALSGSSEEPAQVVVPTRLVVRGTTGAAREHPPRYHSTTSAGT
- a CDS encoding glycoside hydrolase family 13 protein, encoding MPRTRTDQKSATPWWRDAVIYQVYIRSFADGNGDGVGDIAGLRARLPYLQELGVDALWINPWYPSPMADGGYDVADYRSIDPLFGTLAEAEELIAEAHTRGMRVVLDIVPNHTSDQHRWFVEALASPPGSPERDRYLFRDGTGPDGSRPPNDWRSRFGGPAWTRVTEADGSPGQWFLHLFAAEQPDLNWASREVRAEFEAILRFWFDRGVDGFRIDVAHGLAKDPALPDLGIPDDALFEHERHKEDHPHWDQEGVHEIYQTWRKIADSYAGDRLFVAEAHVREDRLVDYLRQDELHTAFNFPFLKSSWEPNAMREVIDRAVTGLAAVDAPPTWVLSNHDVPRHVTRYGRGDTQTHEHDVGAGPADLELGTRRARAAALLTLALPGSAYLYQGEELGLWEVEDLPDEVLADPTWKRSGGTVRGRDGCRVPLPWSGLDGPFGFGPKGTEAWLPQPAEWKTLTAQAQSGIPWSMLELYRSALRLRREQSGFDSGTLRWLEMPEGVLAFERSPVLRCAVNFSGEPFPLPKNWGVLLASERITGGQLPADTTVWLWGGGSSRG
- a CDS encoding pirin family protein codes for the protein MSNLDQRPAPTLCGAAHHTGPVRVLQEGRRVPLGESTVVRRLLPTLGRRMVGAWCFVDHYGPDDITDAPGMRVPPHPHIGLQTVSWLHAGEVVHRDSLGSLRVIGPRQLGLMTSGRAIAHSEESPRPHRDAPILHGAQLWVALPDEHRHTAPAFEFHAELPRVTGGGGLSATVLLGTLDGAASPGTTYTPLVGADLTLAAGTDARLPLEPDFEYAALTISGESEIDGVRLAPGSLLYLGEGRQDLPVRADTEAAVLLLGGLPFEEQLLMWWNFVGRTRQEIERARDDWAAGARFGTVEGYEGPPLAAPPLPPTPLKPRGRAR
- a CDS encoding helix-turn-helix domain-containing protein, with the protein product MGNTSTDVFAARLRALKERSGQSFGSLAKRTHTSTSTLHRYCSGAVLPADYAPVERLARACGARPDELLELHRLWLLADSARGRAAPPGPEPAGDAESDPPAPVDPPAPVPAPAHAPRRRPLWLAAAIVVALVGLGVFWSLGPGDPDADARSSHRPAAGSADAEEPAAAAPLDYSARSHVWAEGCAHRYLVDRDPSRVPPPPPAQDAERWALEQGAVHGESTIVEATVRGTTTDPVVIGALHIRVAERRAPLDWTAYDMSPGCGGALTPAAYEVDLDAERPVPRPRDGRDGEAGEDLPAPTLPFSVSLDEPLVLRVEARTAGCDCDWYIELEWSAGDRSGTLRVDDGGVPFRTSGGGSAEALVHFPESGGWTSG